One Mycobacteroides abscessus ATCC 19977 genomic window carries:
- a CDS encoding bifunctional MaoC family dehydratase N-terminal/OB-fold nucleic acid binding domain-containing protein: protein MVDIQEGFAKIKADGPSAPRLARDPVNQAMINNWVEAMGDRNPIYVDEEAAKAAGHPGIVAPPAMAQVWTMAGLYGERSGDDPLGRVMALLDSAGYESVVATNYEQIYHRYLELGEQVTTTNEVTEVFGPKQTALGESWFINIHAEWHVGDELVNEMNWRIMKFRPGAKKAADVPQDLDPSKLMRPSWSRDSAYFWEGVAAHELRLQKRPDGSLQHPPVPAVWQDKEAPIEYQVASGRGTVYSYVVHHAPQVPGRTLPFVIALVELDEGVRMLGELRGVSPDDVQIGLPVRATYLDFPAEGEDPAWTLYAWEAA, encoded by the coding sequence GTGGTGGACATCCAGGAGGGTTTCGCCAAGATCAAGGCCGACGGCCCGAGCGCGCCCCGCCTGGCACGGGATCCGGTGAACCAGGCGATGATCAACAACTGGGTCGAGGCGATGGGCGACCGCAACCCGATCTATGTCGACGAGGAGGCCGCGAAAGCAGCTGGTCATCCCGGAATCGTCGCGCCTCCCGCCATGGCGCAAGTGTGGACCATGGCCGGGCTGTACGGAGAGCGCTCGGGCGATGACCCGCTGGGACGGGTGATGGCACTTCTCGATTCCGCGGGCTACGAGTCGGTGGTCGCCACGAACTACGAGCAGATCTATCACCGTTATCTGGAGTTGGGTGAGCAGGTCACTACCACCAATGAGGTGACCGAGGTCTTCGGGCCCAAGCAGACGGCGCTGGGCGAGAGCTGGTTCATCAATATCCACGCCGAGTGGCATGTGGGCGACGAGCTCGTCAACGAGATGAACTGGCGCATCATGAAGTTCCGGCCAGGTGCCAAGAAGGCGGCGGACGTTCCCCAAGATCTGGACCCGTCGAAACTCATGCGGCCGTCCTGGTCGCGGGACAGCGCCTACTTCTGGGAGGGTGTGGCGGCTCACGAGCTGCGGCTGCAGAAGCGCCCGGACGGTTCGTTGCAGCATCCGCCGGTGCCCGCGGTCTGGCAGGACAAAGAGGCTCCGATCGAGTATCAGGTGGCCAGCGGCCGGGGCACCGTGTACAGCTACGTGGTGCATCACGCGCCCCAGGTACCGGGTCGCACACTGCCTTTCGTAATCGCGCTGGTGGAACTTGACGAGGGTGTGCGGATGCTGGGCGAGCTTCGAGGGGTGTCGCCCGACGATGTCCAGATCGGATTGCCGGTGCGGGCGACATATCTGGACTTTCCGGCCGAGGGCGAGGACCCTGCATGGACGCTGTACGCATGGGAGGCGGCGTGA
- a CDS encoding MaoC family dehydratase, protein MGGGVTTVGEKLPELKLEGTPTFIVSTALATRDFQDVHHDRDLAQAKGSKDIFINILSDTGLVERFVTDWAGPAARVKSISLRLGVPWYAYDTTVFTGEVAAVEDGVVEVDVVGNNSLGAHVTAKVKLTIGAEQ, encoded by the coding sequence ATGGGAGGCGGCGTGACCACTGTTGGAGAGAAGCTGCCCGAGCTGAAACTCGAAGGCACGCCCACGTTCATCGTGTCGACAGCGTTGGCGACGCGCGATTTTCAGGACGTCCATCACGACCGGGACCTGGCGCAGGCCAAGGGATCCAAGGACATCTTCATCAACATCCTGTCCGATACGGGCCTGGTGGAGAGGTTCGTGACCGACTGGGCGGGCCCCGCCGCTCGCGTGAAATCGATTTCACTGCGCTTGGGGGTGCCGTGGTATGCCTACGACACCACGGTGTTCACCGGTGAGGTGGCCGCTGTCGAAGACGGTGTGGTGGAAGTGGATGTGGTGGGCAACAACAGCCTTGGCGCACATGTGACCGCCAAAGTGAAGCTGACGATCGGAGCCGAACAGTGA
- a CDS encoding lipid-transfer protein — protein MTGLSGRSAIAGIGATDFSKKSGRSELRLAAEAVLDALDDAGLSPSDVDGLVTFTMDSNLETAVARATGIGELKFFSQIGYGGGAAAATVQQAALAVAAGVAEVVVAYRAFNERSEFRFGQVMTGLSSTADSRGVEYSWSYPHGLSTPAASVAMIARRYMHEYGATSADFGAVSVADRKHAATNPKAFFYGKPITIEDHQNSRMIADPVRLLDCCQESDGGVAIVVTTPERAKDLKNRPVIIEAAAQGSGEDQFTMYSYYRDELGLPEMGLVGRQLWDQSGLTPNDIQTAILYDHFTPYTLLQLEELGFCGKGEAKDFIANGAIELGGKLPINTHGGQLGEAYIHGMNGIAEGVRQLRGTSVNQVPNVEHVLVTAGTGVPTSGLILG, from the coding sequence GTGACCGGGCTATCTGGCCGGAGCGCGATAGCCGGTATCGGGGCTACCGACTTTTCGAAGAAGTCGGGTCGATCCGAGCTCCGGCTGGCAGCCGAGGCGGTGCTCGACGCCCTCGATGACGCGGGGCTGTCTCCGTCGGACGTCGATGGCTTGGTGACTTTCACGATGGACTCCAACCTCGAGACCGCTGTGGCACGGGCGACGGGCATCGGAGAGCTGAAGTTCTTCAGCCAGATCGGCTATGGCGGCGGTGCCGCGGCCGCGACCGTGCAGCAGGCCGCCCTGGCGGTCGCGGCGGGGGTCGCCGAAGTTGTTGTCGCGTACCGTGCTTTCAACGAGCGCTCGGAATTCCGGTTCGGTCAGGTGATGACCGGTCTGAGCTCGACCGCAGACTCTCGCGGCGTCGAGTACAGCTGGTCGTATCCTCACGGGCTGAGCACGCCGGCAGCGTCCGTCGCGATGATCGCTCGGCGATACATGCACGAATATGGTGCCACGAGTGCGGATTTCGGTGCGGTATCGGTGGCCGACCGTAAGCATGCGGCCACCAACCCCAAGGCGTTCTTCTACGGCAAGCCGATCACCATTGAGGATCACCAGAATTCGCGGATGATCGCCGACCCGGTGCGACTGCTGGACTGCTGCCAGGAGAGCGACGGCGGGGTGGCGATTGTGGTGACCACGCCGGAGCGGGCCAAGGATCTCAAGAACCGGCCGGTGATCATTGAGGCCGCCGCGCAGGGGTCCGGCGAGGACCAGTTCACCATGTACTCGTACTACCGCGACGAGCTCGGACTACCCGAGATGGGTCTGGTCGGTCGGCAGCTGTGGGACCAATCTGGGTTGACCCCCAACGATATTCAGACTGCCATCCTGTATGACCACTTCACGCCGTACACGCTGTTGCAACTCGAAGAGCTCGGTTTCTGCGGTAAGGGTGAGGCCAAGGATTTCATCGCCAACGGCGCGATAGAGCTGGGCGGCAAGCTGCCCATCAACACCCACGGTGGTCAGCTCGGTGAGGCCTACATCCACGGCATGAACGGTATTGCCGAAGGTGTGCGCCAGCTGCGTGGCACGTCGGTCAACCAAGTGCCGAACGTCGAGCACGTCCTCGTCACCGCCGGCACCGGTGTGCCGACCTCCGGTCTGATCCTGGGATAA